GAGATATGATCACAGTGGGATATGAAGATACTAGCCAATTAATCCCCATAATGTATGACATATCATAAACTGATACCTTTGTGGTAGAGTTCTCATGGGAGTCATCATACACTATAATGGTTACTTCCACATATCATTGTGAAGCATCATATAAAAACATATGACTTCGTCGAGTGATCAAATATGATTCCATTGAATCATAGCCATTATCTATCAGGATAATGTTACTTGTATTGCTTGGATGCAAAAAGTTTATGTGTGAGCAATATTACTATACTGTCCACAAAATGGTTTTTCCTCATGTATTGTAATACATTTGAGGAATAACCATATTGCAAATTCAACATGCGAGTACTTTGCATATTTACTCACGAAGTCTCTACCAACTTTCACACTTCAAAAGTGTTTGTAGAATTGGTATGCGATGACTTTGAGATTTGCAAGATTCAGGGGGAGTCTTCTCATGAATCATAACCTATTCATGCATCATATCgtactcttttctttttatgagTTTTCCCTCTCAAGGTTTCTCATATAAAAGGTTTAATGAGGCAATATCAATACAAGAATATATGTCATATCTTCTATTTTCTCCACCGGAGTTTTTAAAGGAGGTATCCAAGACATATGATGTCATATCTTCTCCCCTAAAAGGGGTCTTTGAGAGGATATCAAAGATGTGCATTGCTCCATAAACTCTTATAGGTTTGGGATTGAGCAATGACCATATATGCCATAtcattttcttcttattttttccACTGGATTTTAAGGAGTTTTGATGGGCATATGAAATGCACATTCCTCATATTTTTCCCACGTGGTTTTTTAGGAATTAAACAATACATTAATCTCGAGGCTGGATTCGATAAGGGGAAGTGTTAGAAATAAATTGGTGTGATCTCATCCATCGGATGTCTGTTCACACTAGGTGTCCATTCATGGCACCCCTTCCTCTAAACAGTCCAGAGATCAACACAAGGGTTCATTCCAGACTACTTTTGTCCCTTGTCTCTCCCGAGTACAATTTACACTCAACAGCAGCAGCGCGCGGTCGCAGGCGCTGCCGCGCTGGCGACCTTCACGGCCGCCACGGGCCCACCtggcctcgcctcgccgcctaCACGGCTACACGTGCCGCAAGCGCGCGCTCcaccgcctcgtcctcctcccggGCCGGCCAGGCCAGGCGGATAGCGACCGCGCGGCCGTGCCCGTCGCCCGCGGTCGCCGTCGAGTCGGTGTCTCGGTGGCCCGCCGCGCGTAGCTGGGCAAAGGGCAACGTGCTTGCTCGCTAAACGTTGCCTGCACGAACGACGCAGCGAATACGCAGTTGACCTCAGGAAAGCAAGGCAATGCCAGGGGGGGCTCCATTGACTTTGTGGACAAATTATCCGCTTAGCTTATCTGAAAAATGCAGTGGGGTCGTCTGATAAAGAATCATATAAGATGCACTCCATGCCAGCGATTCGTGGCCCCTGGATGGCAGCTCTCTAATAAACAGACACCGTCCCCgcgttcttcttcttcattagTTGACGCTACCGACTAAGATTATCGACTCTATTATGGGGCTAATGCGTAGGATTATGGACTTGAGTCGAGTTAGACGTGCACGCATGCCACCGTCGCTCCTCCCCTGATTATTGGCAGACCTTCAGCGTGATCCAGGGCTCCTTTTGGCATGTATCGCGGTGCGCCGGTGCCTAATCATTTGTTTGCCTACTATTTCAGGCGTAAAATATACTTACTGtacttcaaaaaagaaagagagagagagagagagaaaagatcTCTTTGCGTGCGCGCATCCTCGTAGAGCTTGAACAAGAGCCAAGCAGAGCAGAACACATGCTTTctccgccggccaccacccgcCGGCGGTTCAGCTTCTTCGAATGGCGCGGGGCGGCTCACGGATCACCAAACCGTAACAACGACATTGCGTGCCGGCCCCAAACACGGCGTCACCCCGCCACTCGCCAAGCGCTCAACGAACGCGgccatcgtcgccgtcgccgtcgccgtcttcGGCTTGTTTGACAGACTCGCGGTTAGACGGGACAGAGGCAaagacggaggaggaagagaatcCCGAACGAACTAGAACTGGGACACCTTCAGCTTTCGCGGCGCTACGTGTCACCCCATCTTGCCTCGGCCGTCGACGTGGCCCCCCGACGGACACGTGGCGTACACGCAGGCTTCGATGTTCGACCCGGACGCAAGCGTTTAAACCCAACCCAGGCACGTCCTCCAGTCTTTAATCTTAGCACCCTTGTTCCGTGTGCGTGTGCTCCCTGATCAGACGCCACCTATTAAAGGCCCCGGGGCATCTAAGCAACATCGCATTGCGTCTCTGCATCCCTCCAATGCTCTCTGCAAATCCGCGAACTCCTCTGTTCGGTGATTCTGCTCTGTCACGTTCTCGGCGCGAGCTTCGGCGACCCTGAAGCAATGGCGGCGGTCCTGAATAGGCATTCCTCTATCCAGAGCGTCAGGAGCCTGAGCGCCGACATGCTGGCCGAGATCATCCTCCGGCTGCCGGTTAAGTCCGTGGCGCGCTCCAGGTGCGTGTCCAAGAACTGGTGCGCCACCATCTCCGACGGCTGCCTCCGCCGCAGGCTGCCCCTGCAGCTCTCCGTGGTCTACTTccccgccggcagcggcggcggcaaggcgcCGCGCTTCGCgtgcgcggacggcggcggcctgctCGAGGACCGCAACCTCGGCTTCTTCCCGTACCTCGACGGCGCCGTCGTCTGCGACGCCAGCAACGGCCTTCTCCTGTTCCGCACCGCCGGCACCACGCGGTTCTACGTCGTCGACCCCGTGACGCGGCGGTgggccgcgctgccgccgccgtcgagggaCGCCCGGCTGTCCATGCTCGCGTTCGACCCGTCGTCCTCACCGCGACGCTACCACGTGATCAGCTTCACCGGCCGGTGGCGCGAGCGCGGGGGCGAGGTGGAGGTGTTCTCGTCGGAGTCGTGGGCGTGGGCTCCGCGCGACGTGGAGTTCGGCGTGCCCGCGGGCGCCCTCTCCGGCTCCATGCacttccacggcggcgccgtGTACGCGCTGGCCTCCGACCCGGACTGCGTCGTGCGCATGGACGTCGCCGGCCCCGACCTCACGTGCGCGGCCGCCgagctccccgagccggcggcgggcggcggcgacgcgcgccTCGCGCACTCCGGCGGGCGCCTGCACTACGTGGCCAACGACGGCGCGCAGCTCAAGGTCTGggtgctcgacgacgacgacggctccTCACCTGCTGCGCCCCGGTGGCGCCTGAAGCACGCGGTCAGGCTCGACGGCGTCGCGGAGGGAGGGTGCGGGGGGGACGAGGAGGTCCGGTTCATGGCGCTGCACCCGGAGAAGGACGCGGCGTACTTGTGGTCGGCGCGGAGGCTCGTGGAGTACGACCTGATGAGGAAGGAGGTCACCGGAGCCTGGGAGTTCGGCGACGGCGAGAAGAATCGCGTCGTCAAGGCCTGGCTCGTGCCTTCGTCGCTGTACCTATCGGATTGCCCCCTGGCTGATGCTCACGTGCCGTGCTAAACTCTGACGGCCTGCAGAATCTGTTCGAGTCGTTTTCTGTTCTTCTGCTGCCTGTAAAGATTGGCTGCTTTTTACGTTTGCTGATGTTTACTTGTCATATGTGTCGTGCTTTTCACTACTTTGTATGTATGCTATGTTATTGACTtatttttgtatatatagtacgaTTTGATAAAGAAGGAAATTTGAAACACAAGCCAAGGAGAACAATGCTTTTGCTTGATCTGTAGTTCTAGACCTGAGTAGAAGGGAAACTGACAAACTGTACGTAACGCAACATACTGCCTCTCTTTTCTGAAAAACGGAGGGCAATCGTTCCGGTTTGGTCAATCTATGCTCACATTGCGTTGCTCCGTGCCGAAGTTTGGCGAGCAGTAGATATTCAGAAACATAAGCAGGGAACCTGAAGGTTTATGGCTATTTCAGAAATGCCGACAGTGAGGTCTTCCCGGCCATATACGTGGTTATCTTATTCGTAGCTATGACATTTATATTCCAGAAACAGTAGTCTCACTGTTTCCTGGTCGTGCCCCTTGGTTGTCTGACACGTCGCTGTCGAGAAAATCAGAAAAATTCAGAATACACATATTCCAAATCTAACTCCTGCATGTAGTCTGAATCTCATATACTTCAAATGTTTTCTACAGCATAGTTCTTCATAAATTCATTTAATTTGTTGCAAACAGACATGGAGAGGTACACATAATCAAAGCATAATGCTATATGAGCtactatatttttttcttttaaccGTTCAGTGTTGCGAATCTGCAATGCAGTGTGACCGGCTGCTGACCGCTATTCCAGTGATCACCTTCCCCCTCACACCTACGGAGTAATAGTTACTAGTAGCCTCCTTGCTCTCAACTAAATATCTATCTGATTACTGCATATATTTTAACCTCTGATACAATCTTTTTACTGGCTGTGTCTGTGTAGTGAAGTGACCTTTCTTCCTTTCGCCCCCTCGGAGGCTGAAGTCACTGACACTGAACTAGTGGAAGCGGTCGAAGAAGGCGATCATGTCCTTGTAGACGTAATCCCTGGCGCAGACGCCGATGACGAAGTCGAGGTGTGCGAACTGGTCCAGGTACTGCACCGTGAGCTTGTCGCGGTCGTGTCCCCGGAggtcgtcgaggaggaggcgcaCGTCGGCGGGGTCGGCCAGCGAGTCCCGGCCGCCGTAGGTGAGGAAGAGCGGGAATCCCGCCGGGATGTTGGACATCTCGTACACTGGCGGCTCCGCCTGCCCGTAGCTGGCGATGTTCCACTCCGGCAGCACGTAGTCGTACTTGGTCAGCACGCCGTCGCGCACGGCTGCCACCGCCGGTGCAAGAACAAAAAATGCAACAGTCTTAGTTACTCTTACGGCTCAGTGTAAATTCAATCGTGAAGAATTTGATGTAGAGAAGGTCTGTTCGTCGTACTCTGAGCGAAGTGGACCATGGTCTTGGTCGACGTCGGCTGGGGCTCGTACTCGAGGAAGACGTCGACGGCGGAGCTGTTGAGGCAGTAGTTCTTACCCGTGATGGAGCCGACGAGGTCGTAGCAGTTCATCCCGGGCCTGCGGCAGAACGCCCTGATCAGGTTCGTCACCGGAGGCCTGCACTCAACAGAGAAGAAAAACGGCCATCTATCAGCGCCAGCACAAAATGAATCTGAAACCGGGTTTCCAAAACCGGAGAAATCTGAATCTCAATCTCAATCTGCAGGTACGAGGTACGAGGATGACGTACGCTAGCGGGTTGAACTCGGCCACGCCCAGCAAGTCGGAGAGGAGCTGTTTCGATGACGGTGGATCGTTTGGTCAGTCACCAAGTCAGAAGTCAGAACAGAGTTTTCGTCTCTGCTGAACGTTGCGTTGCGATGGCAGTACAGAGTACAATTGGTTACCTCTCCGACGAACGCTCTGGCGAGCAGGATGCCGATGGGCGTGGTGATGTGGGCGAGGTAGGCGACCGGCGTCAGCAGCGCCGCCGACTTGAGCTGGTCCACCAGCCGGCCCTCCGAGAAGGCCGCCAGCGCCACCAGCGTCCCCTGAAACCCAAAAGCAGAGAAGAATTCTTCAGGCCTGAGATTACACTCCAGCTTCATCATCATGCCGCGACCATGGAGTTGGAGCCTCTGTACGTGCACTATCATTACACGTCTAACAGGTCACTGGGGCCGTACCATGGAGTGTCCGACGTAGTGGGGCTTCTGCCGGGTCTGACTGCAAATGTAGTCAACCATGGCCGGGAGGTCGTTGACCACCAGGTCATCCCAGGACCAGTTCCAGTAGAGCTGAAGGTCGGGGAAAAGGGAACGAAACGAATTAGCAAGCAGTAGTCAGTGTGCACATCAGGCAGGGTTCATTAATCATGTTGCTGTTACCCGGCTTGACGGGTCGAGGGAGACGTGGCGGCGGCTCCAGCGCGTGCCCCTGTTGTTGGCGATCCAGACGTCGAAGCCGCGGTCGGCGAGGATGAACGGCAGCGACTCCTCCGGCGACGCCAGAAGCCACGACATGCCGTCCTGACAGAAGCCACGCACCAGATATCCATCAGCCCCCTCTGATATGCATCGGCGCCCGTACCGTAGAACAAAGACAAGCCGATGCGCATGTGTCTGGTCACCCTGGTGAGAACGGCAGGGTACTTAGCGACACGTCACGCACGCGTACCGTCTTGTTCTCGGCTAGAATCCCAGCGTGCACAGAAAATGTTCACGGAACTGTGCGTACGTACTAACGGCAAGACCATACCAGATCCATCTATCTCTGGCCACAGCAGTCTGCAGGTCTGCAGTGTTCCGGACTCCTACAtctgaggtagtgtttggttggttcaaatgtaacgtaatctgattacttAATGTAACGAATCCTATTATATATGTTTGGTTgtggtggtttgtaatcaattgatactgtaatcgaatcccttatctaaataatatctatacaagcttgttaccacTCAtccccaccgtaatcagatatagcacccacagtaatctgattacgttaccagagtgctACCCAAACAAAGAGGCAATCACCCATTCCACCTcccaaatacactgtaatctgattccctttacatctacattaccttagcacg
The genomic region above belongs to Setaria italica strain Yugu1 chromosome VI, Setaria_italica_v2.0, whole genome shotgun sequence and contains:
- the LOC101757226 gene encoding uncharacterized protein LOC101757226; this translates as MAAVLNRHSSIQSVRSLSADMLAEIILRLPVKSVARSRCVSKNWCATISDGCLRRRLPLQLSVVYFPAGSGGGKAPRFACADGGGLLEDRNLGFFPYLDGAVVCDASNGLLLFRTAGTTRFYVVDPVTRRWAALPPPSRDARLSMLAFDPSSSPRRYHVISFTGRWRERGGEVEVFSSESWAWAPRDVEFGVPAGALSGSMHFHGGAVYALASDPDCVVRMDVAGPDLTCAAAELPEPAAGGGDARLAHSGGRLHYVANDGAQLKVWVLDDDDGSSPAAPRWRLKHAVRLDGVAEGGCGGDEEVRFMALHPEKDAAYLWSARRLVEYDLMRKEVTGAWEFGDGEKNRVVKAWLVPSSLYLSDCPLADAHVPC
- the LOC101757615 gene encoding triacylglycerol lipase 2, with the protein product MIVVPAAGRRAGLSSSAAAVVAVALVVLSLLPAVAVGARGVQQQSYRRGGDIAGGGPCALAVAPLGYPCEEHQVTTADGYILSLQRIPRGRGGGGGGRAAGGARAGQPVLLQHGVLVDGMSWLLASPEESLPFILADRGFDVWIANNRGTRWSRRHVSLDPSSRLYWNWSWDDLVVNDLPAMVDYICSQTRQKPHYVGHSMGTLVALAAFSEGRLVDQLKSAALLTPVAYLAHITTPIGILLARAFVGELLSDLLGVAEFNPLAPPVTNLIRAFCRRPGMNCYDLVGSITGKNYCLNSSAVDVFLEYEPQPTSTKTMVHFAQTVRDGVLTKYDYVLPEWNIASYGQAEPPVYEMSNIPAGFPLFLTYGGRDSLADPADVRLLLDDLRGHDRDKLTVQYLDQFAHLDFVIGVCARDYVYKDMIAFFDRFH